From the Musa acuminata AAA Group cultivar baxijiao chromosome BXJ3-7, Cavendish_Baxijiao_AAA, whole genome shotgun sequence genome, one window contains:
- the LOC135586344 gene encoding alpha-humulene synthase-like yields the protein MQERAAELMEQVRSMFKDTTDILHTMDLVDSIQLLGLSYHFEKEISEALNRVHDADFNDHDLYDTALRFRLLRQQGYHVTPVIFNKFKDEGGSFMSTLGSDVKGLLSLYNAAYLGTHGEIILDEAISFTRNYLVSASADLKPPLTTQVSLDLETPLCRRMRRLLAREYISIYQENATRDDAILELAKLDFNLLQSLHLEELENITKWWNELAPSKHLSFARDRLVECYFWILGIYFEPYYSRAREITTKVIALISILDDIYDVYSTLEESQRLTEAIQRWDVKIVHQLPEYMKDYYLKLMHTFKEFEDLLASNEKYRITYLKEAMKDLSEAYFEESKWRDQHYVPTLEEHLHVSLVSSTSPMLKCAFFVGMGEIATKEAFEWITSFPKIVQASAIIGRIMNDIASHELEQTREHVASTVQCYMKEFGTDVHVACKKLQGLVDDAWKEINEECLNTTAFSIALLERIINYSRMAEITYKYIDGYTNSSTKTKEYISLLLVHPVPL from the exons ATGCAAGAGAGAGCTGCAGAACTGATGGAGCAGGTAAGAAGCATGTTCAAGGACACTACCGACATCTTGCATACTATGGACTTGgtcgattcaatccagcttctCGGATTGAGTTATCACTTCGAGAAAGAAATAAGTGAAGCATTAAACCGAGTCCATGATGCCGATTTTAACGATCATGATCTCTACGATACTGCTCTCCGGTTTCGCCTGCTGAGACAACAAGGGTATCATGTGACCCCTG TTatctttaacaagttcaaagatgaGGGAGGGAGTTTCATGTCTACCTTGGGGAGTGATGTGAAAGGACTGTTAAGCTTGTACAACGCAGCCTATCTTGGGACTCATGGGGAGATCATTCTTGATGAAGCCATCTCTTTTACGAGGAATTACCTAGTGTCTGCATCAGCCGATCTTAAACCACCATTAACAACGCAAGTGTCTCTCGACCTCGAGACACCTCTCTGTAGAAGAATGAGAAGGCTCTTGGCAAGAGAATACATCTCTATATACCAAGAGAATGCCACACGAGATGATGCCATCCTGGAGCTTGCAAAGTTGGACTTCAATTTGTTGCAATCTCTTCATCTCGAGGAGCTTGAGAACATCACCAA GTGGTGGAATGAGTTAGCCCCCTCAAAACATCTCAGTTTTGCTCGAGATCGATTGGTGGAATGCTACTTCTGGATCCTGGGAATATACTTTGAACCCTACTATTCTCGTGCACGAGAGATAACAACCAAAGTGATTGCCCTTATTTCAATTTTGGACGACATATATGATGTTTATAGCACATTGGAGGAGAGTCAACGACTAACTGAGGCAATTCAAAG GTGGGACGTGAAGATTGTTCATCAATTACCAGAGTACATGAAAGATTATTATCTAAAGCTAATGCACACCTTTAAAGAATTTGAAGATTTATTGGCTTCCAATGAGAAATATCGCATAACCTATCTAAAGGAAGCG ATGAAAGATTTATCTGAAGCTTATTTTGAGGAATCCAAATGGAGAGATCAACATTACGTACCAACTTTGGAAGAACATCTACATGTTTCCCTCGTAAGTTCAACATCTCCTATGCTCAAATGTGCTTTTTTTGTTGGAATGGGAGAAATAGCAACTAAGGAGGCATTTGAGTGGATTACTAGTTTCCCAAAGATTGTCCAAGCTTCTGCAATAATTGGTCGTATAATGAATGACATTGCTTCACATGAG TTGGAACAAACTAGGGAACATGTTGCCTCCACAGTCCAATGCTACATGAAAGAGTTCGGAACAGATGTGCATGTGGCATGTAAGAAACTCCAAGGTCTAGTTGACGATGCATGGAAGGAGATAAACGAAGAGTGCCTCAATACGACTGCATTCTCCATTGCTTTACTTGAAAGGATTATTAATTATTCACGAATGGCAGAAATTACTTATAAGTACATCGATGGATACACCAACTCCTCTACGAAGACGAAGGAATATATCTCTTTGTTACTTGTACATCCTGTTCCACTTTGA